From a single Gracilimonas sp. genomic region:
- a CDS encoding PAS domain S-box protein: protein MKRFNRLFQLNAINIAVIYVVFGGLWILFSDKLLKLFISDIETLSQYGTFKGIFYVLVTGTLLYLLVNFSNKHIKQASKRVDKALDSVKIATWSIDLETGRNVTSSHHFKLFGLKKEPKKWNVNDFYSRIHPDDKNRVEQAFNEAIANKDPYKAEYRIIWPDDSIRWMRSLGNVQKNARGEAVMISGIIQDITEQVELEEQHELKQELFERIFEQIPVMVDIYDPEINEIRVNKAFENTLGWSNEEIKEIDLMSASYPDPKERERAAKVMKEADGQWYRFEVKDKQGNAHIQEWSNIQLSDNSIVGIGLDITELTASQDKIIESRQLLQKTFESLKEAVFILEPYTRTITDCNKSCTDLFGYTKEELIGNNTRLLHLNEQKYNEFDELSSGSLEKNGIFQSEFMMQKKDGTRFYSEHTVTLVKNEAGEIEKVVSVVQDITSQKEYEKELKNQIDFIETTIENLPIGVAVNLIDSGDVTLMNKRFSEIYGWPKNIINDVQTFFEKVYPDTHYRKKMAEMITDDLKSKNPDRMQWKGIKITTQTGEERIINAKNIPVYDQNLMISTVVDVTAQVEAEKKLAESEHNYRLLFQKSPQPMLIYNPENLSIVEVNESAVRHYGYTRQEFYTKTLLDIRPEEDKDESKQIIQGDRKTALSESLESRHIKKNGEIINVRVTGSAINYFGKSYRLVLVNDITEQKKAEEMVLASLVEGENKERARIAQELHDGLGQYLAAANMNLDAVESQISELDERKQDQFNKGLNLLKHAVNETAQISRNLMPRVVDDYGLGLAIEALVDNYSTGNEMDISFYQNIDGLNLPREVQFNLYRIAQEALSNAVKYSEASKINVQLIKDELDLILTIDDNGIGFDTSDPDFKPGLGLQTIKTRTGALGGDFEFDSKPGKGTLISAIVPINKQSNA, encoded by the coding sequence ATGAAGAGGTTTAATAGACTTTTCCAGCTAAATGCCATTAACATTGCTGTCATTTACGTGGTGTTTGGCGGGTTGTGGATTCTCTTTTCAGACAAGCTATTAAAGCTCTTCATTTCTGACATTGAAACCCTTTCACAATACGGCACCTTCAAAGGTATTTTTTATGTTTTAGTAACCGGAACCCTCCTATATCTGCTTGTCAATTTCAGCAACAAACATATTAAACAGGCTTCAAAAAGAGTGGATAAGGCCCTCGATTCCGTTAAAATTGCCACCTGGAGTATTGATTTGGAAACAGGACGAAATGTTACTTCCAGTCATCACTTTAAACTTTTTGGATTAAAGAAAGAACCAAAGAAGTGGAACGTAAATGACTTCTATAGCCGAATTCATCCCGATGATAAAAACCGGGTTGAACAAGCCTTTAATGAAGCCATAGCAAATAAAGATCCATATAAGGCCGAATATCGTATAATCTGGCCTGATGACAGCATCCGGTGGATGCGAAGCCTGGGCAATGTTCAGAAAAACGCACGCGGTGAAGCTGTTATGATTTCCGGCATCATTCAGGATATCACCGAGCAGGTTGAGCTCGAAGAGCAGCATGAACTTAAGCAAGAATTGTTTGAGCGCATTTTTGAGCAAATTCCTGTAATGGTAGATATCTATGACCCTGAAATAAACGAGATCAGAGTTAATAAAGCATTTGAGAATACCCTTGGGTGGAGCAATGAAGAGATCAAGGAAATAGACTTAATGAGCGCCAGCTATCCTGACCCCAAGGAAAGGGAAAGAGCAGCTAAAGTAATGAAAGAGGCTGACGGACAATGGTATCGGTTTGAGGTTAAAGACAAGCAAGGTAACGCTCATATTCAGGAATGGTCTAATATTCAACTTTCTGATAACAGCATTGTAGGTATAGGACTCGACATAACTGAATTAACTGCTTCGCAGGACAAAATCATTGAGTCGCGACAGTTGCTCCAAAAGACTTTCGAAAGCCTGAAGGAGGCTGTATTTATTCTTGAGCCGTACACCCGCACTATCACCGATTGTAATAAAAGCTGTACCGACTTATTCGGATATACTAAAGAAGAACTGATTGGAAATAATACCCGCCTGCTGCATCTTAATGAGCAAAAATATAATGAGTTTGATGAACTGAGCAGCGGCAGCCTTGAGAAAAACGGGATCTTTCAATCAGAGTTTATGATGCAGAAAAAAGACGGAACCCGGTTCTATTCTGAGCATACTGTTACTTTGGTAAAAAATGAAGCCGGAGAAATTGAGAAGGTTGTAAGTGTGGTACAAGACATCACCAGTCAAAAAGAGTATGAAAAAGAACTAAAGAATCAGATCGATTTTATTGAAACCACGATTGAAAACCTGCCCATTGGAGTGGCTGTAAACCTGATCGATTCCGGAGATGTAACCTTGATGAATAAGAGGTTTTCTGAAATATATGGGTGGCCAAAAAACATCATCAACGATGTACAAACCTTTTTTGAAAAAGTATATCCGGATACCCATTACCGGAAGAAAATGGCGGAAATGATCACTGATGATCTTAAATCCAAAAACCCGGACCGCATGCAATGGAAAGGGATCAAAATAACAACACAGACCGGAGAAGAGCGCATTATTAATGCAAAAAATATTCCTGTTTATGATCAAAACCTGATGATTTCTACAGTAGTGGATGTAACGGCACAGGTTGAGGCCGAGAAAAAACTAGCCGAATCAGAACATAACTACCGCCTGTTATTTCAAAAAAGCCCTCAGCCCATGCTCATTTATAATCCGGAGAACCTGTCAATCGTGGAGGTAAATGAGTCAGCCGTTCGACATTACGGGTATACACGGCAAGAATTTTATACCAAAACGTTACTGGATATTCGCCCGGAGGAGGATAAAGATGAATCGAAGCAGATTATTCAGGGCGACCGAAAGACCGCTTTGTCCGAGTCTTTAGAATCCAGGCATATCAAAAAGAACGGAGAAATCATCAATGTGCGAGTCACCGGTTCAGCTATTAACTATTTTGGCAAAAGCTACCGATTGGTACTGGTGAATGATATTACTGAACAGAAGAAAGCTGAGGAAATGGTGTTGGCTTCACTGGTTGAAGGTGAAAATAAAGAGCGGGCTCGTATTGCTCAGGAACTTCACGACGGGCTCGGGCAGTATCTTGCCGCAGCCAATATGAATTTGGATGCTGTAGAAAGTCAAATTTCTGAGCTGGATGAACGCAAACAAGATCAGTTTAATAAGGGTCTGAATTTGCTGAAGCATGCGGTTAATGAGACAGCGCAGATTTCCCGCAACCTGATGCCCCGCGTGGTTGACGATTACGGGCTGGGATTAGCCATCGAAGCATTGGTGGATAATTACAGCACCGGCAATGAAATGGATATTAGCTTTTATCAAAACATTGACGGCCTGAATTTACCCCGTGAAGTACAATTTAACCTTTACCGCATTGCACAAGAAGCTCTTTCAAATGCCGTTAAATACTCTGAGGCCTCAAAAATTAATGTTCAGCTCATTAAAGATGAGCTTGATTTGATCCTTACGATTGATGATAATGGAATTGGTTTCGACACATCTGATCCGGATTTTAAACCGGGATTGGGGTTACAAACTATTAAAACGAGAACAGGGGCGCTTGGTGGTGACTTTGAATTTGATTCAAAACCCGGAAAAGGAACACTTATCAGCGCAATCGTTCCTATCAACAAACAATCAAATGCTTAA